TGGGCCGTCACCTTCAAGGTGGAGTCGCACAACCACCCCTCCTACATCGAGCCGTTCCAGGGCGCGGCGACCGGCGTGGGCGGGATCGTCCGCGACATCATCTCGATGGGCGCACGCCCGGTCGCGGTGATGGACCAGCTGCGCTTCGGTGCGATCGACGAGCCGGACACCGCGCACGTGGTGCATGGCGTCGTCTCCGGGATCTCGTTCTACGGCAACTGCCTCGGCCTGCCGAACATCGGCGGCGAGACGTACTTCGACCCGGTGTACCAGGGCAACCCGCTGGTCAACGCGCTCTCGGTGGGCGTGCTGCGCCACGAGGATCTGCACCTCGCGAACGCCTCCGGCGTGGGCAACAAGGTCGTGCTGTTCGGCGCGCGGACCGGCGGCGACGGGATCGGCGGCGCGAGCATCCTGGCGTCCGACACGTTCTCCGAGGGCGGGCCGACCAAGCGCCCGGCCGTGCAGGTGGGCGACCCGTTCGCCGAGAAGGTGCTCATCGAGTGCTGCCTGGAGCTGTACCGCGACAAACTGGTCGAGGGCATCCAGGACCTCGGGGCCGCCGGTATCTCCTGCGCCACCAGCGAGCTGGCCTCGAACGGCGACGGCGGGATGTTCATCGAGCTGGACAGCGTGCTGCTGCGCGACCCGAGTCTCACCGCCGAGGAGATCCTCATGTCGGAGAGCCAGGAGCGGATGATGGCGGTCGTCAAGCCGGAGCTTCTCGACCAGTTCCTCGCGGTGACGGCGAAGTGGGATGTCGAGACCAGCGTCCTCGGCGAGGTGACCGGCACCGGCCGCCTGGTCATCAACTGGCACGGCGAGGAGATCGCCAACGTCGACCCGCGCACGGTCGCGATCGACGGACCGGTCTACGAGCGTCCCGTCGCCTACCCGTCGTGGATCGACGCCCTGCGGGCCGACTCGGCCTCAGCGCTCGCCCTGCCGGTCTCGGGCGACGCGCTGCGCGAGCAGGCCCTCGCCCTGCTGGGCAGCGCGAACCTGGCCGACAAGTCCTGGATCACGGACCAGTACGACTACTTCGTCGGCGGCAACACCGCGCTCGCCTTCCCGGACGACGCGGGCATGATCCGCGTGGACGAGGAGAGCGGGCTCGGCTTCGCCATCGCGACCGACGCGAACGGCCGCTACTGCCAGCTCGACCCGAAAGAGGGCGCCAAGCTCGCCCTCGCCGAGGCGTACCGCAACGTCGCCGCCTCCGGCGCGGTGCCCGCCGCGGTCACCGACTGCCTCAACTTCGGCAGCCCGGAGAACCCCGAGGTCATGTGGCAGTTCTCGCAGGCCGTCGAGGGACTCTCCGACGCCTGCCTGGAACTGGGTATCCCCGTCACCGGCGGCAACGTCTCCTTCTACAACCAGACCGGCGATGTCCCCATCTTCCCAACCCCGGTGGTCGGCGTGCTGGGCGTGATCGACGATGTGGCGCGCCGCATCCCGGCCGGCTGGCAGGACGAGGGCGAGAACATCTACCTCCTCGGCATCACCCGCGAAGAGCTCGACGGCTCCGCGTGGGCGGCGACGGTCCACGGTCACCTTGGCGGACGCCCCCCCGCGGTGGACCTCGCCGCCGAGCGCAGGCTCGCCGAGACCCTGCACGCCGCGTCGCAGCAGGGCCTCATCTCATCCGCCCACGACCTCGCCGACGGCGGCCTCGCCCAGGCCCTCACCGAGAGCGTCCTGCGCTTCGGCGTCGGCGCTCGCGTCTGGCTGGGCGACATCGCCGAGCGGGACGGTGTGGACGCGGCGAGCGCGCTTTTCAGCGAGTCGACCGCCCGCGCGATCGTCTCCGTTCCCCGCGAGGACGACGTGAAGTTCCGCGGTCTCTGCGATGGGCGCGGCGTCCCCGCGCTCCGCATCGGCGTCACCGACGCCGGGGCCGGAACAGAGCCGGTGCTGGAGATCCAGGACCTCTTCGCGATCG
Above is a genomic segment from Leifsonia xyli subsp. xyli str. CTCB07 containing:
- the purL gene encoding phosphoribosylformylglycinamidine synthase subunit PurL, translated to MTDTTAQHVVDTVANAAATPEREQPFAALGLKPDEYASIREILGRRPTNGELAMYSVMWSEHCSYKSSKIYLRQFGQKVTPAMKKNLMVGMGENAGVVDIGEGWAVTFKVESHNHPSYIEPFQGAATGVGGIVRDIISMGARPVAVMDQLRFGAIDEPDTAHVVHGVVSGISFYGNCLGLPNIGGETYFDPVYQGNPLVNALSVGVLRHEDLHLANASGVGNKVVLFGARTGGDGIGGASILASDTFSEGGPTKRPAVQVGDPFAEKVLIECCLELYRDKLVEGIQDLGAAGISCATSELASNGDGGMFIELDSVLLRDPSLTAEEILMSESQERMMAVVKPELLDQFLAVTAKWDVETSVLGEVTGTGRLVINWHGEEIANVDPRTVAIDGPVYERPVAYPSWIDALRADSASALALPVSGDALREQALALLGSANLADKSWITDQYDYFVGGNTALAFPDDAGMIRVDEESGLGFAIATDANGRYCQLDPKEGAKLALAEAYRNVAASGAVPAAVTDCLNFGSPENPEVMWQFSQAVEGLSDACLELGIPVTGGNVSFYNQTGDVPIFPTPVVGVLGVIDDVARRIPAGWQDEGENIYLLGITREELDGSAWAATVHGHLGGRPPAVDLAAERRLAETLHAASQQGLISSAHDLADGGLAQALTESVLRFGVGARVWLGDIAERDGVDAASALFSESTARAIVSVPREDDVKFRGLCDGRGVPALRIGVTDAGAGTEPVLEIQDLFAIEVAELRSVHRSTLAERFGPVVG